A part of Catharus ustulatus isolate bCatUst1 chromosome 8, bCatUst1.pri.v2, whole genome shotgun sequence genomic DNA contains:
- the SLC16A12 gene encoding monocarboxylate transporter 12 isoform X1 yields MASSRGARRAGPPDGGWGWMIVAGCFLVTICTRAVTRCISIFFVEFQAYFGQDYARTAWIHSIVDCATMLCAPLGSLISNHVSCQVGIMLGGLLASTGLILSSFAASLEHLYLSLGVLTGLGFALCYSPAIAMVGKYFNKRKALAYGIAMSGSGIGTFILAPVVQLLIEQFSWRGALLILGGFVLNLCVCGALMRPISLKEDCKTGPEFLEQNYVPEKEKQDLKQMSICSPLFKLWPHECLCYCSWKEYDFLLMPGFMVLAVSILFMAYGCSPLFVYLVPYALSVGVSHHQAAFLMSILGVIDIIGNITFGWLTDRRCLKKHRYFCYLFAVGMDGLCCLFLPVLQSFPLLVPFSFTFGYFDGAYVTLIPVMTADVVGTSLLSSALGVVYFLHAIPYLVSPPVAGWLVDTTGSYTASFLLCGFSMIFSSALLCFARLAKKIKRTPLQSLTGNMALKQHIWTNGAIAYSVTAELDQRDVEFLPVDTNSFSNR; encoded by the exons GTGcatctccattttttttgtggagttCCAGGCATACTTTGGGCAGGATTATGCCAGAACTGCTTGGATCCACTCCATTGTTGACTGTGCTACGATGCTTTGTG CCCCCCTTGGGAGTTTAATCAGTAATCATGTATCCTGCCAAGTTGGTATCATGCTAGGAGGGCTGCTTGCGTCTACTGGACTAATTCTGAGCTCATTCGCCGCCAGTCTGGAGCATCTCTACTTATCGTTAGGAGTCCTCACAG GACTTGGGTTTGCACTTTGTTATTCTCCAGCCATTGCGATGGTGGGCAAATACTTCAACAAAAGGAAAGCACTGGCGTATGGAATAGCCATGTCAGGAAGTGGAATTGGTACCTTCATCCTGGCCCCTGTGGTCCAGCTCTTAATTGAACAGTTTTCCTGGCGAGGAGCTTTGCTCATCCTGggaggttttgttttaaacctCTGTGTCTGTGGTGCCTTGATGCGGCCTATTTCTCTCAAGGAGGATTGTAAAACTGGTCCTGAGTTTCTTGAACAGAATTATGTccctgaaaaagagaaacaagactTAAAGCAAATGTCCATCTGTTCACCTTTATTCAAATTATGGCCTCATGAATGTTTATGCTACTGCTCATGGAAGGAATATGACTTTTTGCTGATGCCAGGCTTCATGGTGCTGGCAGTGTCAATTTTATTTATGGCATATGGTTGCAGCCCTCTTTTTGTCTACCTGGTGCCTTATGCTTTGAGTGTTGGAGTGAGTCATCACCAGGCTGCCTTCCTCATGTCCATACTTGGGGTCATAGACATCATTGGTAATATCACCTTTGGATGGCTCACAGACAGAAG GTGTCTGAAGAAGCATCGGTACTTTTGCTACCTCTTTGCTGTGGGAATGGATGGCCTCTGTTGTCTTTTCCTGCCAGTTCTCCAAAGCTTCCCCTTGCTTGTGCCTTTCTCATTCACCTTTGGCTACTTTGACGGAGCCTATGTAACGCTGATCCCTGTCATGACAGCAGATGTAGTGGGAACTTCTTTGTTATCATCAGCACTGGGTGTTGTGTATTTTCTTCATGCCATACCATATCTAGTGAGCCCACCTGTGGCAG gTTGGCTTGTGGACACAACTGGCAGCTATACTGCATCATTTCTCCTGTGTGGATTTTCTATGATATTTAGTTCAGCACTGTTGTGCTTTGCAAGACTagcaaagaaaatcaaaagaacACCTTTGCAGTCCCTCACTGGTAACATGGCCTTGAAACAGCACATCTGGACAAATGGAGCAATAGCTTATTCTGTCACAGCAGAATTAGACCAAAGAGATGTTGAATTTTTGCCTGTGGATACAAACAGCTTCAGCAACAGGTGA
- the SLC16A12 gene encoding monocarboxylate transporter 12 isoform X2, which yields MASSRGARRAGPPDGGWGWMIVAGCFLVTICTRAVTRCISIFFVEFQAYFGQDYARTAWIHSIVDCATMLSPLGSLISNHVSCQVGIMLGGLLASTGLILSSFAASLEHLYLSLGVLTGLGFALCYSPAIAMVGKYFNKRKALAYGIAMSGSGIGTFILAPVVQLLIEQFSWRGALLILGGFVLNLCVCGALMRPISLKEDCKTGPEFLEQNYVPEKEKQDLKQMSICSPLFKLWPHECLCYCSWKEYDFLLMPGFMVLAVSILFMAYGCSPLFVYLVPYALSVGVSHHQAAFLMSILGVIDIIGNITFGWLTDRRCLKKHRYFCYLFAVGMDGLCCLFLPVLQSFPLLVPFSFTFGYFDGAYVTLIPVMTADVVGTSLLSSALGVVYFLHAIPYLVSPPVAGWLVDTTGSYTASFLLCGFSMIFSSALLCFARLAKKIKRTPLQSLTGNMALKQHIWTNGAIAYSVTAELDQRDVEFLPVDTNSFSNR from the exons GTGcatctccattttttttgtggagttCCAGGCATACTTTGGGCAGGATTATGCCAGAACTGCTTGGATCCACTCCATTGTTGACTGTGCTACGATGCTTT CCCCCCTTGGGAGTTTAATCAGTAATCATGTATCCTGCCAAGTTGGTATCATGCTAGGAGGGCTGCTTGCGTCTACTGGACTAATTCTGAGCTCATTCGCCGCCAGTCTGGAGCATCTCTACTTATCGTTAGGAGTCCTCACAG GACTTGGGTTTGCACTTTGTTATTCTCCAGCCATTGCGATGGTGGGCAAATACTTCAACAAAAGGAAAGCACTGGCGTATGGAATAGCCATGTCAGGAAGTGGAATTGGTACCTTCATCCTGGCCCCTGTGGTCCAGCTCTTAATTGAACAGTTTTCCTGGCGAGGAGCTTTGCTCATCCTGggaggttttgttttaaacctCTGTGTCTGTGGTGCCTTGATGCGGCCTATTTCTCTCAAGGAGGATTGTAAAACTGGTCCTGAGTTTCTTGAACAGAATTATGTccctgaaaaagagaaacaagactTAAAGCAAATGTCCATCTGTTCACCTTTATTCAAATTATGGCCTCATGAATGTTTATGCTACTGCTCATGGAAGGAATATGACTTTTTGCTGATGCCAGGCTTCATGGTGCTGGCAGTGTCAATTTTATTTATGGCATATGGTTGCAGCCCTCTTTTTGTCTACCTGGTGCCTTATGCTTTGAGTGTTGGAGTGAGTCATCACCAGGCTGCCTTCCTCATGTCCATACTTGGGGTCATAGACATCATTGGTAATATCACCTTTGGATGGCTCACAGACAGAAG GTGTCTGAAGAAGCATCGGTACTTTTGCTACCTCTTTGCTGTGGGAATGGATGGCCTCTGTTGTCTTTTCCTGCCAGTTCTCCAAAGCTTCCCCTTGCTTGTGCCTTTCTCATTCACCTTTGGCTACTTTGACGGAGCCTATGTAACGCTGATCCCTGTCATGACAGCAGATGTAGTGGGAACTTCTTTGTTATCATCAGCACTGGGTGTTGTGTATTTTCTTCATGCCATACCATATCTAGTGAGCCCACCTGTGGCAG gTTGGCTTGTGGACACAACTGGCAGCTATACTGCATCATTTCTCCTGTGTGGATTTTCTATGATATTTAGTTCAGCACTGTTGTGCTTTGCAAGACTagcaaagaaaatcaaaagaacACCTTTGCAGTCCCTCACTGGTAACATGGCCTTGAAACAGCACATCTGGACAAATGGAGCAATAGCTTATTCTGTCACAGCAGAATTAGACCAAAGAGATGTTGAATTTTTGCCTGTGGATACAAACAGCTTCAGCAACAGGTGA